The DNA window ACTTCCCATACGCTGAGGCCATCTCCCATCAAACCCTGATTCCTCTGAGCTGTCGTGGGGCTCTCTCTCCTCCCAGTGGCCTTTGAGCTCCGTGAGGGCAAGGACTGGGGCTTTCTTGGTCACCGGCTTTTTCAGTGATCAGCCCACAATGAAAATGTACCATAATGGTGGCTAACGCTCTGTATCATGGGCTGGTCTGTGTGCTTTCATATAAATCTTGAttatatttaattctcacaacagtctTGTAGGAAGAAGGCTATTGTTATTCCCATTCGTCAACTAAGAAAccgaggccaggcgtggtggctcacgcctgtaatcaatcccagcactttaggaggccgaggcgggcggatcacctgaggtcgggagttcccgaccagcctgaccgacatggagaaaccctttctctactgaaaatacaaaattagccgggcgcggtggcgcatgcctgtaatcccagctactcaggaggctgaggcaggagaaccgcttgaacccgggaaacggaggttgcagtgagccgagattgcgccattgaactacagcctgggcaacaagagcgaaactccgtctcaaaaaaaaaaaaaaaaaaaaagaaaagaaaaagaaactgagacagGGGGGTgatgtgacttgcccagggtcacatagcAAGTAAAGTGGTTGAGGCCACCCGTATAGAATTCTGCCTAAGAACCCaagttttggccgggcgtggtggctcaggcctgtaaacccaacactttgggaggctgaggtgggaggatcactgaaacacaggagttcaagatcagcctaggcaacaaagcgagaccttgtctctacaaaaaaaaaaaaaaaaaaaaaaaaaggctgggcgtgggtGAGgtgcgtctgtggtcccagctactcaggaggctgaggtgggaggatcgcttgagctagagaggttgaggctgcagtgagctatgattgcaccactgcactgctgcCTGGGCTGAGCAAGAACCtatctgaaaaaaggaaaaaaaaaaaaaactcaattattGAAATGGGAAAGACTCTCTCACGTTCTCAAGTAAATTATCACTTTTATTGAACTTCATTTTCTAGAACTAAAAACTGAGCAAAATCATAATACCTTTTTTGCATGGATGTTGAGGGAGATTAAATTAGCTAAACCttgcagtatttcttttttatggtaACTGGCAGCTAGTAAAGGGCTggataaatgttagctcttaccACTTCAAGAAAATTATCAGGAGAACCGAGGAGCTTGCTGGGATTCAGTTTGAGGTTACCAGTGAAGTTGCTCTTGAAGAAAGCAAAACCAGCAGCCgggcgctggctcacgcctgtaatcccagcactttgggaggctgaggcgggcagagcatttgaggtcaggagttcaagaccagcctggccaagatggtgaaaccccgtctctactaaaaatacaaaaatcagctgggtgtggtggtgcacacctataatcccagctattggggaggctgaggttccacttgaaccctggaaagcagaggtcgcagtgagctgagaccgcaccactgtactccagcctgggtgatagagactgtctcaaaaaaaaaaaaacaagccagaaATGTAAATTTTGCATATGTTTTTAGAGTGTGGTGCCCAACCATTATCGGGCAGTGATGGAGACACATTGTTGACATAGAACCCtggttgtttttttattttattttatgtttttattttttttatttttttcgagacggagtctctctctgtcgcccaggctggagtgcagtggcgctatctctgctcactgcaagctctgcctcgcctcccgggttcatgccattctcctgccttagcctcccgagtaggtgggactacaggcgcccaccagcatgcccggctaattttttgtatatttagtagagaaagggtttcaccatgttagccaggatggtcttgatctcctgaccttgcgatctgcccacctcggccttccaaagtgctaggattacaggcgtgagccaccgcacccggcgttttttttttttttttttttttgagatgagatggagtgtcgctctgttgcccaggctggaatgcagtggcgcgatctcagctcactgcaacctccatctcccgaattcaagtgattctctgcctcagcctcctgagtagctgggattccaggcacctgctaccacactcggctaatttttgtatttttagtagagacggagtttcaccatcttggctttgctggtctcgaactcctgaccttgtgaaccaccgcacccggccagaaccCTGGTTCTTTAGGACAGTGACAGCCCAGAGTAGTCAGGGCCATCATGCAGGAAGCTTAGGCAGAGTGTTGAAGGCTGGGATTGGGACCTTAGAAAGAGGGATCCATTCAGCTTCCTGGAAAAGGAGACATTTTGGAGAGCCTGCCAGGTAGAGTGAGCAGTATTTATGTTACACTGAGGGAGAAGAGCGGTCTTAACTTGGGCCAGCTTGTGCAGATGTTTAGGGGCAAAAGAGCCTGGCGTATTCTGGGTATTACAAGTAGTTTTGAGGCCTGTAAATCATGGGGAAACTTCCAGTGAGCTGTGCACTAGTGGCTCATGGCTATGAGGTGTTGGACTTTGCCCTGAGGGTGTTGGGAAGCCAGACTGCTTCCCTGTCTTGGCTGCCTCCCTGGTGGAATATCCTCCCAGCTGTGGAGGGTAAATGCGAATGGGCGAGGGGAGGCTGGAGAATAGAGAGAGGCCCAGAGTCCCGTGGAATGAGTGAAGTCTGAGTGAGATTCATGGGGATGGAGTATGGAGAGGAAAACTGGAAATGTCACCACCAGGAGAATTTTTGACTAATTGCTTAAAAACAACCTTGACatgctgtccctgcccccaaCCAGCCTACAcacattttcttgcttcttttctaGCCTAGTATCTATTTTACCAAGTGGCTTCTGCTTcagctcagcttttttttttttttttttttttttgaggcggtgTTTccatttgtcacccaggctggagtgcagtggcacaatctctgctcactgtaacttttgcctccctggttcaagctattctcctgcctcagcctcccaagtagctgggattacaggcgccctccaccacgcctagctaatttttctttttctttttttttttttttttttttttttttttttttttggcatttttagtcgagacgggttttcaccgtcttggccaggctggtcttgaactcctgacctcacgtgatctgcctcagcctcccaaagtgctggaattataggcatgagccaccacgcctggccagtttttatgaaggttggagtccagtggtgggatcatggctgactgcaacctctgcctcccaggctagagtgatcctcccacttcagcctcccaagtagctgtgaccacaaggcatgcaccactatgcctggctaatttttgtatcttttgtagagacagagtttcaccatattgcccagactggtcttgaactcttcagTGCaaaggatctgcccacctcggcctcccaaagtgctgggattacaggtgtgagccaccatacttggccatCTCAGCCATCTTCTTTGCATAAGACATTGGTACCCTTTGCAGATCTGGGTGGTGAGAGGGAGTCCATACTTGTGAGCTTGAATCTCACTTGCTGTCAAGTGATTCCCTTTGCTGTTGAGATGTGGTGGTACCGGGTTCAGATGGAATGCGTGGACTGGGCTCTGCCATAGCCTTCCCTGTGCCCTCCAGATTGTTGCCCTGGGCCAGTGAAGAATCCTCTGAGAACCTGTTTCCAGTAAAATTGGAACAGTCATAGTTGCCACCtgatggggttgttgtgaggaagTGAAGTTACCTCCATAAAGCATTTGATGGGGGTgcgatgactcatgcctgtaatcccagcactttgggaagccaaggcaggaggatcactggagcccaggagttaaagaccaacctggtcaacataggagactgtgtctacaaaaaataaaaaattagccgtgcctcgtgctgtgtgcctatagtcccagctccttgggaggctgaggtgggaacattgcttgagcctgggaggtcaagcctgTAGTAagctatcatcatgccactgaactccagcctgagcagtagaaggagatcctgtcttaaaaaaagaaaaggcacttGATGGTATCTGTAGTCAAATGtttgtagccaggtgtggtgacacactcttgtaatcccagcactttgggaggccaaggtaggctaattgcttaagctcaggagctcaagaccagcctgggcaacatagcaagaccctgtctctgcacaaaatccagaaattagctgggcatgatggcatacacctgtggtcccagctactccataggtgaagtgggaggatcgcttgagtccaggaggttcaggctacagtgagccatgatcatgccactgcactccagcctgggtgacaaagtgagaccttgtcacaaaaaaaaaaaaatgcgtggTGGAGTCTATGCTAGGCGTGGGGATACTGCAGTAAACAAATGGGACAGGCTTATAGCTCCTCAGGCAAGATAAACAAGTTAACGTACCATGACAGGAGGTGGGAAATAGTCATGAAAGAAAAGGGAGTAAGAATGACATGGGAAGAAATTTAGACATGTTGGTCAGAGGTGGCAACATTTCCTCTGAGACTGGGTGACTAGGAGGAGGCCACCGTGTAAACCTCAGGGGAGGGATGTTCCAGGTAAGGGgagcagccagtgcaaaggccctggggcaaaATTGGTGTGTCAGACCTGGGGGCCAATGTGGTTGGGAACTCAGGAGGGCGGTGGAATGTGGGCAGGGATGAAGTGGGGGAAATCTGCCAGGGCCACGTCATGCAGGCCCATGTCAGGGTGCTGGTGGCAATGAAAAGAATCACTCATTTATTGAGCGTTTACTATGTGCTGGATGCTGTCCTGAGCACtttgcatgttgtgcacatgttcGTTATATAGCAGCTCTCTGTAAGCACATCTTACAGAAGAGTGTACTTGGCCACTTGAGTGGTTCCTGGCTGCTTCTGTGATTGTTAGGTCTTGAGACCCGAGGCATTCTGGGTACCCCGTCAATTGTCTGATGGTCCTCTATCTGGGCTGCGCTTCTAAAAAGGAGagctcaggccgggcgcggtggctcatgcttgtaatcccagcactttgggaggccgaggcgggcggatcacgaggtcaggagttcgagaccacggtgaaaccccgtctctactaaaaatacaaaaaattagccgggcgtggtggcgggcgcctgtagtcccagctactcggagaggctgaggcaggagaatggcgtgaacccgggaggcggagcttgcagtgagccgagattgcgccactgcactccagcctgggcgacagagtgagactccgtctcaaaaaaaaaaaaaggagagctcaaaggtcttttttttccccactgcagAGCTAAAAAAGTCCCTCTACGCCATCTTCTCCCAGTTTGGCCAGATCCTGGATATCCTGGTATCACGGAGCCTGAAGATGAGGGGCCAGGCCTTTGTCATCTTCAAGGAGGTCAGCAGCGCCACCAACGCCCTGCGCTCCATGCAGGGTTTCCCCTTCTATGACAAGCCTATGGTGAGCATTGTGGGTACGGAggctgtgtgggtgtgtgaaaTGTCGTAGGAGACTGGGCGGGCCTGGATTAGAGGAGGGGATATTACGGTTCATTCACCAAGGTGAGGCTGGACCAGGCTCCCATTGCACCTTGCCtcatttaaaaacctttttgttggccgagcgcagtggctcacgtctgtaatcccggcacttttggaggccgaggcaggcggattacctgagctcaggagttcgcaaccagcctgggcaacaccgtgaaaccctgtctctactaaaatacaaaaattagctgggtgtggcagcatgctcctgtattcccagctgaggaaggctgaggaagcagaattgcttgaacccgggaggcggaggttaagtgagccgagatcctgccactgtactccagcctggtcaacagagtgagactccatctcaaaaaaaaataaaaaaataaaaaaaacaaataaattattttgagacagaatcttgctctgttgcccaggctggaatacagtggtgcagtcttggctcactgcaacctccgcctcccaggttcaagtgattctcctgcctcagccacctgagtagctgggattacaggcacatgccaccatatccggctgatttttgtatttttagtagagacgcggtttcgccatgttgcccaggctggtctcgaattcctgagctcaagtgattggcctgcctcaacctcccaaagtgctaggattacaggcgtgagccactgtgccacaCTAAGAATCTTTAACATACCTTCCCCTACTGAATAAGCACCATGAAAGAGgggtttttgtctattttgttcattgctttatTCCCAGAGCCTTGAATGGCGCCGGGCATCTGGCAGGTTCTCCTTAAACAGCTAAGTGAATGAGATTGAACCTGGAAGACGGAAGTATATTCTTGTGTGACAGGAAATCCCCCCCGCACTGCACTCTTCTCTTAGCCTTGTCTCCTCGGTCCTTTGGCCTGATGTTTATTGCTGTTCCAGCTTCCCTTAAAAATACCAACAGCCTTTCTACTGAACACTTggcttactgtgtgtcaggtactttaactcatttaatcctcacaacagtcctTTGAAGTGGGAAGTATCATAATCCCTGTTTTTCAGACAAGGAAGTTAAGGCCAAGATATTTCTGTGTTTCTCAGTAAGCTCCTGAtaaggtctgattttttttttttctttctctgttgtctaggctggagtgcagtggtgcgatctcagctcactgcaaccttcgcctcccgggtttaagcgatttttctgcctcagcctcttgagtagctgggactacaggtgtgcgtcaccatgcccagctaatttttgtatttttggtagaaatggggtttcctggccagatgcagtggctcgtgcctgtaatcccagccctctgggagcccgaggtgggtggatcttcaggtcaggagttcgagaccagcctggccaagatggtgaaaccccgtctctactaaaagtacaaaaattagccgggcatggtggcgggcacctgtaatcccagctagtagggaggctgaggcagaattgcttgaacccgggaggcagaggttgcagtgagctgagatcgcatcacggcactctagcctgggtgacagagcaagacaatgtctcaaaaaaaaaaatagaaaaagaaaagaaagaaagaaatggggttttgccatgttggccaagctggtctccacctcctggcctcaagcgatctgctcgctttagcctcccaaagggctgggattacaggcctgagccgcaGCACCTGGCCCCTGATAAAGGTCCAATTTTGAATCTTGGCAATTTGGCTCTGAATCCACGCTCTTAACCCGTTCTGCTCTCTGTTTGGTAGCGTATCCAGTATGCCAAGACCGACTCAGATATCATTGCCAAGATGAAAGGCACCTTCGTGGAGCGGGACCGCAAGCGGGAGAAGAGGAAGCCCAAGAGCCAGGAGACCCCGGCCACCAAGAAGGCTGTGCAAGGCGGGGGAGCCGCCCCCGTGGTGGGGGCCGTCCAGGGGCCCGTCCCGGTAAGCCAGGCCCTGGAGACTAGCCCTCCCACTGCCAGGCCTTCCTCAGCCACATGGACTGGCTTTGGGAGGACAGGGTCGGGAGAGTTCTCGCCTTGGGGCTTCAGACACcccctttccatttcttttttttgttttttttttgtttgtttttttttgtttggtttttttttgagatggagtctcgctctgtcgcccaggctggagtgcagtggcgcaatctcggctcactgcaagctccgcctcccgggttcacgccattctcctgcctcagcctctccgagtagctgggactacaggcgcccgccaccacgcctggctaatttttttgtatttttagtagagacggggtttcatcatggtctcgatctcctgacctcgtgatccgcccgcctcggcctcccaaagtgctgggattacaagcgtgagccaccgcgcccagccttccatttctttatagagatgtgtttctgtctctcttttgggGGTACTGAGCACCTAGGTGATGCTATCTCCTTTCGAAACTCTTGTTCCCTCCTTGTGACTGTTTCTCAAGGTCTTTCTTCATGGCTGTGACTTGGTTTTGCTCTCTCCATGGCCTTGATTTTGTCGCCTGTGTCTTGTAACTCATTGTGcatgtagaaaatccaagtgtCTACTAAGCAACTGTTAGGATTAATAAGTGAACCTAATTTAGAAAGGTCGCTGGATATAAGGGCAATATggaaaaaattagttttattatttacttattaatattatgttttgagacagggtcttactgtcacccaggttggagtgcagtggtgccatcacagctcactacaacttccgcctcccaggctcaagtgatacgcctcagcctccctagcagctggaaCTGCCGGTGTGTGGCACcccacccagctaacttttgcattttttgtagagacggggcttaACCATAccacccaggctagtctcaaactcactgtctcagcctccccaagtgccaggattacatgcatgagccaccatggccggcccccagttgtatttttatatgcCAGTAACAGACCAGTAGAGTTCACACTGAAAAGTAGCACCGAGGGGTAAATCCAACAAAAGGTTTGCAGAACGACTACACTGAAATCACAGAATGTAGCTGGGAGAAAGCAGAGACTCAGCAATGGATAGGAAGACTCGGTGTTTACTGTCGAGAGGTCAGTTCCATCCAAATTAATTGAAGATTCAACGTGATtgcaatcaaaatcccaacaggaATTTTGGTAAACACTGGACACTGATTGGCTCTTTTCTAAAAGTGTGGAAAGACAAAGCCAAGCCAGGCAAGGAGAATAAAGCACCGGGACCTGCATGACCAGGGGAAGCTCCAGCAACCAGGCCAGGCCCAATGGctcgtgcatgtaatcccagcaatttgggaggccaagatagggggattgctttaggtcaggagttcaagaccagcttctATAAaataacaagacctcatctctacaaaaaataaaatagaaaaccgggcgtggtgactcattcctatagtcccagctgctcaggaggctgaggtgggaggattgcttgagaactggtggtcaaggctgcagtgaattcaCAGTggttttgccactgcactccaacctgggtaacagagtgagaccttgtctctttttgtttgtttgtttgtttttgagagggagtctcagtCAATCTgtctccccaggctggaatgcagtggtgcaatctcggctcactgcaacctctgcctctcaagttcaagtgatcttctgcctcagcctcccaagtagctggatcacaggcacatgccacgaggtccatgtgcaaaaaaaaaaaaaaaaaaatctgcagcaACCAACCAGGATGATATACAATTTGCAGAAGGGTAGGAAGACAGACCAAAGGGACAGGATGAAGAGTCTAGGCACAGCCACTCTTGTACAGTTACTTGATGTGTGATCAgggtaccactgcacttcactggGGAAAGGACTTTTTTTCCCCTAGTTCATGATGTGGGGCAGTTGGATATCTGCAAGGGGAAAAAATTAGCCCTACCTCATACTATATGCAAAATATAACTTGAAGTGAATTGCAGATCCAAATGTGACAACTCACaaaatatagtttcttttttctttttctttttttttttttttttttttttttttgagatagagtctcgctctgtagtccaggctggagtgcagtggtgcaatctcagctctctgcaacctgcgcctcgcgggttcaagtgattctcctgtccctgcctcccgagtagctgggactacaggcatgtgccaccacacccagctaatttttgtatttttagtagagatggggtttcaccatgttggccaggctggtgtcgaactcctgacctcaagtgatctgccctcctcaccctcccgaagtgctgggattacaggcatgagccactgcacccggccctcacACAATaaagtttctagaagaaaacaggaaaatgtctAAATGACCTTGATGAGGGCATGAAAAGTGGAAACATCCTGTTTTCCAAACAGGATACAAAAAGCACTGAGTACAAAAGAAAAGATGGATGAACCAGGCCCACTCCTTAGGTCTCTGAGCCTCCGTGTCTCTCTGGCTTTCATGAGTCTCATGGCTCTGACTGGGTCATGATCTATTTGGTGCCACTCACACTTTCTCCAAGTTGGTGATGGTGTCTGGATTACTGTGGGCTCCTGTTAACCTCTCTCCTCTTCACTGCACCTAGTTTTCTGTCCACTTTTGACTTCAGATTGTGATTCCAGCCCCTGAGTGTGCTGCCTGCCATCTGTtgtcttccctcttccccttGCTGCCACGCGTTTCGTTCTGCACCTGCCCTGAGTGTCCCTTTCCATCACTGccctcctttgtttttgtttttgtttttttgagacagagacttactctgttgcccaggctggagtgcagtggtgtgatctcggctcactccaaccttctcctgccaggttcaagtgattctcctgcctcagccgctttagaagctgggattacaggtgcccaccaccacgcctggctaatatttgtatttttggtagggacagggtttcaccatgttgcccaggctggtctcaaactcctgacctcaggctatccacctgcctcgacctcccaaagtgttaggattataggcgtgagccactgcgcccggcctaccaCACATTTCTTTCTGCACCTGCCCTGACTGTCCTTTTCCACCTCTCCCCtcctttgattttgtttcttaagagacagggtcttgctctgcctcccaggctggagtgctgtggcacaatcagagctcactgcacgcagtcttgacctcctgtgctgaagtgatcctcctacctcagcctcccaaatagcattTAACTCTTTCTGATTTAATGTCCCACTAGACCCTGGGTTTGTTTTGCTCTGTCGGGCCCTCTTTGGGTGCCTTTTTCGCCTCTTTCTGGGTGTTTTTCCTTACATCTCTCACCCGCTGGGTTTCCTCTCATGGcctcttctctgcctcctgggactGCTGTAACCACgcactctcctccctctctccacagGGCATGCCGCCGATGACTCAGGCGCCCCGCATTATGCACCACATGCCGGGCCAGCCGCCCTACATGCCGCCCCCTGGCATGATCCCCCCGCCAGGCCTTGCACCTGGCCAGATCCCACCAGGGGCCATGCCCCCACAGCAGCTTATGCCAGGACAGATGCCCCCTGCCCAGCCTGTGAGTATCTAGTCCCACCCACCAGGTCTCATAGTCAGAATACAGGACTAGAAAGGGACCAGTTGGGGGGCTATTGTAGGTTGGGTGGTCTGGGCAGGCCCCCTGAGGAGGTGGTACTGAATGAGGAAGTAGCAGTGGGGGTGGGCCCTGGGCAGAGGAATTAGCATGCTGGTTGGAGGGTCTGGAAGGTTAGGGTAGGCTGGAGTGGTGCCAGCAGCTAGATTGATTCCATGAGCTATCGAGTGCCTCCTTATGTGCCAGACCCCGTTCTGCACCGTAGGGCTGCAGCAGGGACTGAGATAGAAACCTCTGCTGTCCTGTGGCCTATAGTCTGTAGGGGCAAAGAGGTGGGAGGCAGACAGGCAACAATATGTGGTATGTTGGGTGGAAGTACCAGAGTGAATTCAAGCAGTgtgagggatggaggaaggggcagTACTATGGGTCTCCCACTGGACTCAGGGCTGTTGTGCTCACCGACTCCCCTACAACCCCGCAGCTTTCTGAGAATCCACCGAATCACATCTTGTTCCTCACCAACCTGCCAGAGGAGACCAACGAGCTCATGCTGTCCATGCTTTTCAATCAGTAAGTGGGGCCTGTGGCTGGGTGGTCCCTGGAGGGTGATGGCCAGGAGGCATTTCCATGGAAACAGGCCTCAGAACTCTGCCAGCAGAGCTTTGAGCCAAGTAAGGCTTTGCAGGAGGGATAGCGACCAAAGATGTGAAAGGGGGAGGCTGTGGCTGGGCCCACGGCCTATGGGGGACGTGGGGATGAGGCTGGAAAGGTCTCCATGGCCAGGGCTTGCTGGCTTTTTTCAGCCTTATTTGAGGGCTGAGGGAGTCCAGGctctgggcctcattttcccAGCCCCCAAAATGGGGGCATGCAAGGCAAGGTATATGTAAAACTACACTGAGATGTCCTTGAACACTGGCTAAGACTGGCAGAAGTCAGCGTGCTCAAAAATAGCAAGTGTGGGAGATGGGGATGCATGAACTCTTGTGCCAGGCGTCAGGGTGGAGTCCGGTGCGGCCGACGTGTAGAGGGGTTGTTCACCATTGTTGAGTGAAGTTGTGGGTATGGGTGAGTTCGTCTGGTGGTGGTTCTGTTTCAGGGGCTGTGAGTGGGGCATTCGTCACAGTGTTTGTGGTGGGGAGTTGGAGGCTGTCCGGGAGAAGGGATGGCTACATGCAGCATCTCACCATGCTGTACTGCGTGGCACTGAGAACACAAAGCGCAACTTTATAATAGTGCCGAGAGGAGATTGTGAAAAc is part of the Nomascus leucogenys isolate Asia chromosome 17, Asia_NLE_v1, whole genome shotgun sequence genome and encodes:
- the SNRPA gene encoding U1 small nuclear ribonucleoprotein A, which gives rise to MAVPETRPNHTIYINNLNEKIKKDELKKSLYAIFSQFGQILDILVSRSLKMRGQAFVIFKEVSSATNALRSMQGFPFYDKPMRIQYAKTDSDIIAKMKGTFVERDRKREKRKPKSQETPATKKAVQGGGAAPVVGAVQGPVPGMPPMTQAPRIMHHMPGQPPYMPPPGMIPPPGLAPGQIPPGAMPPQQLMPGQMPPAQPLSENPPNHILFLTNLPEETNELMLSMLFNQFPGFKEVRLVPGRHDIAFVEFDNEVQAGAARDALQGFKITQNNAMKISFAKK